The following coding sequences are from one Coffea arabica cultivar ET-39 chromosome 11e, Coffea Arabica ET-39 HiFi, whole genome shotgun sequence window:
- the LOC113718058 gene encoding putative late blight resistance protein homolog R1A-3, whose protein sequence is MDLVGRSLVLVSKRRSIGGVKTCRVHDMLHDLCLSRSKEEMFLQPITKRDEPFASFDGLDDDVDFDHYYPSKPLIYERHRLCICLERRHFIKSKPSGPRTRSLLFSAIADRYPRCPYDITFIFQNFKLLRVLDLESINMGMFFPIGFDLLVQLRYLAVSGDLDSIPPSIASLWKLETFVVKGLKGMVVLPVIIWSMRMLRHVRVNSCAMFDLQEDQLEGSLVLDNLVTLSTPALSGGKETLKILRRFPNLHRLRCIIFESPSSPMGCNQFPQFDILNQLESLNISGRALNQGELSFPLNLKKLTLSRLRLPWKHMSAIGRLQNLEVLKLLSNAFEGRIWDMREGEFLKLKFLKLDSLNVVEWNATCDHLPNLQQLVLRHCKELEAVPFSFGEIPTLLMIQVQRCGLSTEESVRDIEEQGIEGLKIFISH, encoded by the coding sequence ATGGACTTAGTCGGTCGAAGCCTTGTACTGGTTTCTAAAAGAAGATCCATAGGTGGGGTCAAAACATGTCGAGTTCATGACATGCTACATGATTTGTGCCTGTCAAGATCTAAGGAAGAAATGTTTCTCCAGCCAATTACCAAGCGTGATGAACCATTTGCTTCTTTTGATGGTTTAGATGATGATGTTGATTTTGATCATTATTACCCTTCAAAACCATTAATATATGAAAGACATCGGCTTTGCATTTGTTTGGAGCGGAGGCATTTCATCAAATCAAAACCTTCTGGTCCAAGAACAAGGTCTCTGCTATTTTCTGCAATTGCTGATAGGTATCCCAGATGCCCATATGATATCacattcatttttcaaaattttaaacttCTCAGGGTGTTGGATTTGGAATCCATCAATATGGGTATGTTCTTTCCCATTGGATTTGATTTATTAGTTCAACTAAGGTACTTAGCAGTCAGTGGGGATCTGGATTCTATTCCACCATCAATAGCCAGCCTCTGGAAACTAGAGACGTTTGTTGTGAAGGGATTAAAAGGTATGGTTGTGTTACCGGTTATTATTTGGAGCATGAGAATGTTAAGACATGTTCGTGTAAATAGTTGTGCTATGTTCGATTTGCAAGAAGACCAGCTTGAAGGTTCCTTGGTATTGGATAACTTAGTAACTCTTTCCACACCAGCTCTTTCTGGAGGGAAGGAGACATTGAAGATACTGAGGAGATTTCCCAATCTTCACAGGTTAAGATGCATCATTTTTGAATCTCCGAGTTCTCCTATGGGATGTAATCAATTTCCACAATTTGACATTCTAAATCAGCTTGAATCACTCAACATCTCTGGTAGGGCCCTTAATCAGGGAGAATTGAGCTTCCCcctgaatttaaaaaaattaactttGTCTAGGCTTCGCCTGCCATGGAAACATATGTCTGCTATTGGGAGACTACAAAACCTTGAGGTTCTCAAATtactttctaatgcctttgagGGCCGGATATGGGACATGAGGGAAGGGGAGTTCCTAAAGTTGAAATTCCTGAAGTTAGATTCTCTGAATGTTGTTGAGTGGAATGCCACTTGCGATCACCTTCCCAACCTTCAGCAATTAGTTTTGCGACACTGCAAAGAACTTGAGGCAGTTCCATTCTCTTTTGGGGAAATTCCTACCTTGCTGATGATTCAAGTGCAACGTTGTGGTCTTTCCACAGAAGAGTCAGTCAGGGACATTGAGGAGCAAGGGATTGAAGGCCTCAAGATCTTCATCAGTCATTAA
- the LOC113718057 gene encoding putative late blight resistance protein homolog R1A-3 produces the protein MSALHAEDPLNYLIDLEDGCSDPDMKENIQTLRFLISILRPFLRFLFEWPLEHQEMEVLAKHMVIVVQDVSRSFEPWPIPRWKQVEDVSTRNEKLVSSNLKTLKGLKKHIARIVTLYISCPYVMHSTRYGDEHLKRYFNSLLQNLKDISIISKSQRIISQWEKLAVVEERLKYLKTFLCLIFVPFKPGNFVAIAEELAVEISHTLFLCFVDDELVAHEHMMDYILPDLLRKFNSLLLQVKEVSGGGSSAIRLADDHVLGFVDFLISKLVLLSTKSRFTDEVKVQLQILADELRFIRSSLMDMLLQNPIQELESLNISIATLIVDTGFFVYFCPDKMEDEEFTMTNYWSLGLHDSLETVQNVQQQAADLFKKYLPLSLQSNCPSSNELEFVDFLINKQKEVMLSGEASIYPLKHQMEMVNEEMVTLRNCLSGVAELMGNSQIGFLLTRFKHAAYQAKYVLNSLMAGEGSLWLHKLGSFVITNDIKILQKEVKTTWKMNLDSGVHSVSKAYTHASKQIHQPPYIAPGCSKDGMQIKIEEDANKLVGRKDAVAEIVGLLTEGSSHLKILSIVGMPGLGKTTFANAVYKHPFVDTCFEVRAWGSLSQVYQKETLLSSILDQVHANPSHDISGEDVGQMLYQSLKRRRYLIVLDKIWDIETWSGLCSIFPDDENGSRILFTTRSHGVATHANSFPYALRLLSSEESCELLWLKLFNGETCPRELSSISKRIACSCKGLPLAVVLIAGALNRTKKEKDSWEKVARTFIRSQSIQEQIWDILDGSYKLLPDHLKPCFWYLGTFPRGTTISVSKLIRLWISEGFIHQPNSGQKSLIQEAESYLNDLIDRSLVLVTRKSSKGGVKECRVHDVLREFCSAILKQERYEMQEHIFPGGISVLYGDFRRPEQNLLSIFPTTKEPQISSLMYYDMTDIQKESGDREDLPKQKELRDLPPRIGDTSLRKRVIFTDLSPIGRVYLTEQVPATGGGITRQGRLHYGSVHKYKYLRVLDLANLLFRNSADTSDLVKIAELVYLRYLAIKIRTNRIPSEIGNLRNLETFHLSGAIGRVTLPEAVWKLVCLRDVIMDHCFFSFQHYSQEFFEDSTQLDNLKSLSTIYIWHGNVEKLARMLPSVQKLGCIFSNSWQECCEASNPFKILECLRELQSLKMSFHVRAPYPFKFTFPSNLKKLTISNARLPWDEISVIGQLPNLEVLKLLSKAFEGQQWDMREGEFQKLKFLKLDSLDIVQWSASGEHLPCLEQLVVLSCQQLEEIPSCFGEISTLQLIELKWCSASAKDSVKQILDDQRDYGNHQLNVTVVGSQCGIP, from the coding sequence ATGTCTGCCCTTCACGCTGAAGATCCTTTGAACTATCTGATAGACTTAGAAGATGGGTGCTCCGATCCTGACATGAAGGAAAACATCCAGACGCTTAGATTCCTAATAAGCATCTTGAGGCCCTTTCTCAGGTTTTTGTTCGAGTGGCCCCTTGAACACCAAGAAATGGAGGTGCTGGCGAAGCATATGGTCATTGTGGTCCAAGACGTGAGTCGCTCCTTTGAGCCCTGGCCAATACCACGATGGAAGCAAGTGGAGGATGTATCAACCAGAAATGAGAAACTTGTTTCTTCCAATTTGAAAACTTTGAAGGGTTTGAAGAAACATATTGCCCGCATTGTCACCCTGTACATCTCTTGTCCATATGTTATGCACAGTACGAGGTACGGAGATGAACATCTGAAACGTTACTTCAATTCTCTCTTACAGAATCTGAAGGATATCAGTATCATCAGTAAATCCCAAAGAATTATCAGCCAGTGGGAAAAACTTGCAGTAGTCGAAGAGAGGCtaaaatatttgaaaacttTTCTCTGCCTTATTTTTGTGCCGTTTAAGCCGGGAAATTTCGTGGCTATTGCTGAGGAGCTTGCTGTGGAAATCTCTCATACACTTTTCCTCTGTTTTGTGGATGATGAGCTCGTCGCCCATGAGCATATGATGGATTATATTCTTCCAGATTTGCTAAGAAAGTTTAATTCTCTTCTTCTACAGGTGAAAGAGGTTTCTGGTGGAGGATCTAGTGCAATAAGACTAGCAGATGATCATGTTCTGGGATTCGTTGACTTTCTCATTTCTAAACTAGTGCTTCTGTCAACCAAGTCTAGGTTCACGGATGAGGTAAAAGTTCAACTTCAGATCCTGGCTGACGAGCTAAGGTTTATTAGGAGCAGTCTCATGGATATGCTATTGCAGAATCCAATTCAAGAATTAGAATCTCTTAATATCTCGATAGCAACTTTGATCGTGGACACTGGATTCTTTGTCTACTTTTGTCCTGATaaaatggaggatgaagaattCACAATGACCAATTATTGGAGTCTCGGCCTTCATGATTCGCTTGAAACTGTTCAAAATGTCCAGCAACAAGCAGCTGATTTGTTTAAGAAATACTTGCCTCTGTCATTGCAATCTAATTGCCCCAGCAGCAACgaattggaattcgttgatttcctcataaacaaacaaaaagagGTAATGCTTTCTGGGGAAGCTTCCATTTATCCATTGAAGCATCAAATGGAAATGGTGAATGAGGAAATGGTAACCTTGAGAAATTGCTTGAGTGGAGTCGCAGAGCTGATGGGGAACTCACAAATAGGATTTCTCTTGACACGGTTTAAGCATGCAGCCTACCAAGCCAAATACGTCCTCAATTCATTGATGGCCGGTGAAGGATCGCTCTGGCTTCATAAGTTGGGCAGCTTTGTCATCACCAACGATATCAAGATACTGCAGAAAGAGGTGAAAACCACTTGGAAGATGAATTTGGACAGTGGCGTCCATAGCGTTTCCAAGGCTTATactcatgcttcaaaacaaATTCATCAACCCCCATATATTGCACCTGGCTGTTCCAAGGATGGGATGCAAATCAAAATAGAGGAAGATGCTAATAAACTTGTGGGCAGGAAAGATGCAGTAGCGGAAATAGTTGGGCTACTTACTGAAGGATCAAGCCACCTAAAGATTCTCTCTATTGTGGGCATGCCAGGACTAGGTAAGACTACTTTCGCCAATGCTGTGTATAAGCATCCTTTTGTTGATACATGCTTTGAGGTTCGTGCATGGGGTAGCTTATCCCAAGTTTACCAGAAAGAGACCTTGCTGTCCAGTATATTAGATCAAGTGCATGCCAATCCAAGCCACGACATCAGTGGAGAAGATGTTGGTCAAATGCTTTACCAAAGTTTAAAGCGTAGAAGGTACCTGATTGTGTTAGATAAGATATGGGATATAGAGACCTGGAGTGGTTTATGTTCAATTTTCCCTGATGACGAGAATGGGAGTAGAATTTTATTTACTACTCGAAGCCATGGCGTTGCAACACATGCCAATAGTTTTCCTTATGCTCTTCGTCTACTCTCCAGCGAAGAGAGCTGTGAATTGCTATGGCTAAAGCTGTTTAATGGAGAAACTTGTCCTCGGGAATTGTCAAGTATCTCAAAGCGCATTGCCTGCAGTTGTAAAGGGCTACCACTTGCAGTGGTTCTGATAGCGGGAGCTCTGAACaggacaaagaaagaaaaagattcttGGGAAAAGGTTGCTAGAACCTTCATCAGGTCGCAAAGCATACAGGAACAAATCTGGGACATCTTAGACGGAAGCTACAAGCTTTTACCAGATCACTTGAAACCATGTTTCTGGTATTTGGGAACATTTCCACGGGGCACAACAATTTCTGTATCCAAACTGATAAGGTTGTGGATTTCTGAAGGATTTATACATCAGCCAAATTCGGGCCAGAAGAGCTTAATTCAGGAGGCAGAGAGTTACTTGAATGATCTAATTGATAGAAGCCTCGTACTGGTTACCAGAAAAAGTTCCAAAGGAGGAGTCAAAGAATGTCGTGTTCATGATGTACTACGAGAATTTTGCTCAGCAATACTCAAGCAAGAAAGATATGAAATGCAAGAACACATATTTCCCGGTGGAATTTCAGTTCTTTatggtgattttagaaggcCTGAGCAGAATCTTTTAAGCATTTTTCCTACAACCAAGGAGCCACAGATAAGTTCTTTGATGTATTATGATATGACCGATATACAAAAAGAATCCGGAGATAGAGAGGATCTGCCTAAACAGAAGGAGTTGAGGGATTTGCCTCCTCGAATTGGAGATACTAGTCTCCGTAAACGGGTGATATTCACCGATTTGAGTCCCATTGGTAGAGTTTATCTCACAGAACAGGTGCCAGCGACAGGGGGTGGAATTACCCGACAGGGACGATTACATTATGGTTCTGTTCACAAGTATAAATACCTCAGGGTCTTGGATTTGGCAAATCTCCTATTCCGAAATAGTGCCGACACTTCTGATCTTGTCAAGATAGCTGAGCTGGTTTATCTGAGGTATTTAGCTATTAAAATTCGCACAAATAGAATCCCCTCAGAAATAGGCAATCTCCGAAACTTAGAAACTTTTCATCTCAGTGGAGCAATTGGTAGAGTCACGTTACCGGAGGCTGTTTGGAAACTGGTATGCTTGCGGGATGTTATAATGGATCATTGTTTCTTCAGTTTCCAACACTACAGTCAAGAATTTTTTGAGGATTCTACCCAGTTGGATAACTTAAAATCACTGTCTACGATTTATATATGGCATGGAAATGTTGAGAAGTTGGCGAGGATGCTACCCAGTGTTCAGAAGCTAGGATGTATATTTTCGAATTCTTGGCAAGAATGTTGTGAAGCCAGCAATCCCTTTAAAATATTGGAGTGCTTGCGTGAGCTTCAATCACTCAAGATGTCCTTCCATGTTAGGGCGCCATATCCTTTTAAGTTTACGTTCCCTTCAAATCTGAAAAAGTTGACAATATCAAATGCTCGCCTACCATGGGATGAAATTTCAGTCATTGGTCAGCTACCCAACCTTGAGGTTCTGAAATTACTCAGCAAGGCATTTGAGGGCCAGCAATGGGACATGAGAGAAGGTGAATTCCAGAAACTGAAGTTCTTGAAACTGGACTCTCTGGATATTGTACAATGGAGTGCCTCTGGCGAGCACCTGCCCTGCCTTGAGCAACTTGTGGTGCTAAGCTGTCAGCAACTCGAGGAGATCCCTTCTTGTTTTGGAGAAATTTCAACTCTACAGTTGATTGAGTTGAAATGGTGCAGCGCTTCAGCCAAGGATTCTGTCAAGCAAATTCTAGATGACCAGCGTGATTATGGCAATCATCAGCTCAATGTCACCGTTGTCGGTTCCCAATGTGGTATCCCATAA
- the LOC113718056 gene encoding peptidyl-prolyl cis-trans isomerase FKBP17-1, chloroplastic-like, with amino-acid sequence MEKDVGEFHDSPLWLEEAMQTFWPLQFAASRCKICQITVAWHICSGTGISGIPLSSSLFACKNQPISSSVPQLQKISATSPSSASSRTATRRRALSVFVLTTSFSGFTQQLSLDNSSTSWSKPTGQNFVELPNSGGVKALDLRLGDEAIPVDGDKVISGIESAVRSMKIGGIRRIVIPPSEGYQSTSQETIPPNFLDRQRLFTTICNPTYLANGEGSTLGTLIFDIELVSLRHW; translated from the exons ATGGAGAAAGATGTAGGTGAATTCCATGATTCTCCCCTATGGCTTGAAGAGGCCATG CAAACCTTCTGGCCGTTGCAATTTGCAGCTAGCCGTTGCAAAATCTGCCAAATAACTGTTGCATGGCACATCTG CTCGGGTACTGGAATTAGTGGAATACCACTGTCTTCATCTCTCTTTGCATGCAAAAATCAGCCCATTTCTTCTTCTGTCCCACAACTTCAGAAAATCTCTGCAACTTCCCCTTCATCAGCATCATCAAGAACAGCTACAAGAAGAAGAGCTTTATCTGTTTTTGTACTCACCACATCTTTCTCTGGCTTTACACAACAATTGTCACTTGACaattcttcaacttcttggTCCAAGCCCACAGGGCAGAATTTTGTAGAACTTCCCAATTCAGGTGGGGTCAAGGCCTTGGACCTTCGCCTTGGTGATGAAGCAATTCCTGTTGATGGTGATAAG GTCATATCTGGAATCGAATCAGCAGTCAGATCAATGAAAATAGGAGGTATTCGTCGTATCGTTATTCCACCATCTGAAGGGTATCAAAGCACATCTCAAGAGACCATTCCACCTAAT TTTTTAGATAGGCAGAGGCTCTTTACTACCATTTGCAATCCAACTTATCTTGCCAATGGAGAAGGATCAACATTGGGGACCCTTATATTCGATATAGAGTTGGTCAGCTTAAGACACTGGTAA